Proteins from a genomic interval of Maylandia zebra isolate NMK-2024a linkage group LG15, Mzebra_GT3a, whole genome shotgun sequence:
- the klhl26 gene encoding kelch-like protein 26 isoform X2, translating into MAESDGGEFAPKDTQNRAMFTGGMRESNQDTIELKGLSARGLKHIIDFAYSAEVTLDLDCIQDVLGAAVFLQMVPVVELCEEFLKSAMSVETCLHIGQMATTFSLSSLKESVDAFTFCHFLQIAEEDDFLHIPMERLTFFLQSNKLKNCSEIDLFHAAIRWLQYDESRRAQASSVLCHVRFPLMRSSELVDSIQRVDIMVEDVQCRQYLLEAFNYQILPFRQHEMQSSRTLIRSDVMSLITFGGTPYTDNDRTVTTKVYYLPDVASRQFKELTEMETGCSHACVAVLDNFVYVVGGQHLQYRSGEGAVDSCFRYDPHLNQWLRIPLMQEARIQFQLNVLNGLLYATGGRNRSGSLSSVECYCPKKNEWSYVEPLKRRIWGHAGTSCQEKLYISGGYGVSLDDKKTLHCYDPATDQWDFRAPMNEPRVLHTMISTRDRVYALGGRMDHVDRCFDVLAVEYYIPENDQWTTASPMRAGQSEAGCCLLDGKIYIVGGYNWHLNNVTSIVQVYNTETDEWERDLHFPESFAGIACTPIILPQNITQR; encoded by the exons ATGGCGGAGTCAGATGGTGGGGAATTTGCTCCAAAAGATACGCAGAACAG AGCTATGTTCACGGGAGGCATGAGGGAGTCGAACCAAGATACCATTGAGCTGAAGGGTTTGTCTGCCCGTGGGCTGAAACACATCATCGACTTTGCCTACAGTGCAGAAGTCACTTTAGACTTGGACTGCATTCAGGATGTCCTCGGAGCTGCTGTCTTCCTCCAAATGGTTCCTGTCGTGGAGCTCTGCGAGGAGTTCCTCAAGTCAGCGATGAGCGTTGAGACCTGCCTGCACATCGGCCAGATGGCCACCACGTTCAGCTTGTCCTCCTTGAAGGAGTCGGTGGATGCCTTCACCTTTTGCCACTTCCTCCAGATTGCAGAGGAGGATGATTTCCTGCACATTCCCATGGAGCGCCTCACCTTCTTCCTTCAAAGCAACAAACTGAAGAACTGCAGTGAGATCGACCTCTTCCACGCCGCCATCAGGTGGCTCCAGTACGACGAGTCTCGCCGGGCTCAAGCCAGCAGCGTCCTCTGCCACGTGCGGTTCCCCCTCATGCGCTCTTCAGAGTTGGTGGACAGCATTCAGAGAGTGGACATCATGGTGGAGGATGTTCAGTGTCGCCAGTATCTCCTCGAGGCCTTCAATTACCAGATCCTTCCCTTCCGACAGCATGAAATGCAGTCCTCACGGACACTCATTCGCTCTGACGTCATGTCACTCATCACCTTTGGTGGGACGCCCTACACCGACAACGATCGCACAGTCACCACAAAGGTGTACTATCTTCCAGATGTCGCATCCCGTCAGTTCAAAGAGCTTACGGAGATGGAGACGGGGTGCAGCCATGCTTGTGTTGCCGTACTAGACAACTTTGTCTACGTCGTCGGCGGACAGCACTTACAGTATCGTAGTGGCGAGGGGGCGGTGGACAGCTGTTTCCGCTAcgatccacatctgaaccaatgGCTGCGCATTCCACTCATGCAGGAGGCTCGTATCCAGTTTCAGCTAAATGTGCTGAATGGACTGCTGTACGCCACTGGAGGGCGCAATCGATCTGGCAGCCTGTCATCTGTAGAGTGTTACTGCCCAAAGAAGAATGAGTGGTCATATGTGGAACCATTAAAACGCCGGATTTGGGGTCATGCGGGGACTTCCTGTCAAGAGAAGCTGTATATCTCAGGAGGATACGGCGTCTCATTGGATGACAAGAAAACTCTTCACTGCTACGATCCGGCGACAGACCAATGGGACTTCAGAGCTCCCATGAATGAACCCAGAGTGCTGCACACCATGATCAGCACCAGGGATCGGGTATACGCCCTGGGCGGCCGCATGGACCATGTTGACCGTTGTTTTGATGTGCTAGCAGTCGAGTATTACATCCCAGAGAACGACCAGTGGACCACAGCCAGTCCTATGAGGGCCGGCCAGTCTGAAGCGGGCTGCTGCCTTCTAGACGGGAAGATTTACATCGTCGGAGGTTACAACTGGCACCTGAACAATGTCACAAGTATCGTTCAGGTGtacaacacagagacagatgagTGGGAGAGGGATTTGCATTTTCCAGAATCCTTTGCTGGGATTGCTTGCACACCAATTATACTTCCACAAAATATCACACAGCGCTAA
- the il12rb1 gene encoding interleukin-12 receptor subunit beta-1 — protein sequence MELFKNRSSLHGYVMFMFLTTLSKGFACEAPSSPQCFRRKAEATVYTCEWSMNTTQSDMTFELYFNETKFGNIKETFHNVVEEQLIQSRSVMIWVEAHIGNSTCKSPKTSVILQDIVKYEAPQNISASWLKNNLSLSWIATEKYPAVAEVWFRRDEHPTEPWGKRIISTTINNNKDQHQVFVVNLRKSSAYQVQIRHRSTMVKKPLWSAWSQVVVPAELVHEPNVTMTITHFNGTRKVTLTWMPMPVGAAVRNVTSNSSQCICTKTVYHNDHTIYTFVSYSAANISVIAKNDVSVSPPAILQVPAEPASDLEACNKTLADKEINRRTCLEWYELQDASPVPKNVITLTGKMGKKKKKEVRKNLKDYIRYLYFEHRCQHGRPQTVKMCFFYQKEGVPLKEPQEVATFDETDISADLSWKAIPLAYQQGFLTHYRLCWVKISSQDEPEACDNIPASETRYHLENLKAGSKYNITLAGVTQVGEGPEATAIINTKPGKPMNVWLSFGLLFVFFLFSTTCTVVLKKIKVKIFPPVPKPVITDFIPHQSKTQEILEKKEEVHDELTLLKLYPEGKSVSEEAEDVRVLRDEWDDGTDEDVDHDRSTLEECSDDCSSPGSTDEEQRNSKGEITDLEQVDNELAMLIYKNGLVFDMKTELP from the exons ATGGAACTTTTTAAGAACAGGAGCTCACTACATGGATACGTTATGTTTATGTTCCTCACGACTCTCAGCAAAG GTTTTGCATGCGAGGCTCCCTCGAGTCCTCAGTGCTTCAGACGAAAAGCTGAAGCTACTGTTTACACGTGCGAGTGGAGCATGAACACGACTCAAAGCGACATGACGTTTGAGCTTTACTTTAA TGAGACAAAATTTGGGAACATTAAGGAAACTTTCCATAATGTTGTTGAGGAACAACTCATTCAGTCGCGCAGCGTTATGATTTGGGTGGAAGCTCACATAGGAAACTCCACATGCAAATCACCAAAGACGTCTGTCATACTCCAGGACATAG TAAAATATGAAGCACCACAAAATATTTCAGCATCCTGGTTGAAAAACAACCTCAGCTTGAGCTGGATAGCTACAGAGAAGTATCCAGCTGTAGCAGAAGTTTGGTTCAGACGAGACGAGCACCCCACAGAACCGTGGGGAAAA AGAATAATAAGTACCACCATTAACAACAATAAAGATCAGC ACCAGGTCTTTGTTGTAAACCTTCGGAAGAGTTCAGCGTACCAGGTTCAGATCAGACACCGATCCACTATGGTCAAGAAACCACTGTGGAGTGCCTGGTCTCAGGTTGTGGTTCCTGCAG AACTTGTACATGAGCCTAATGTTACCATGACAATAACACATTTCAATGGCACTCGAAAGGTGACACTAACGTGGATG CCAATGCCAGTAGGAGCAGCAGTGAGAAATGTGACATCGAATTCTTCGCAGTGTATTTGCACCAAGACCGTATATCACAACGACCATACTATTTACACATTTGTGTCGTACTCGGCTGCCAACATCTCTGTTATTGCCAAAAATGATGTGAGCGTGTCTCCTCCGGCAATCCTGCAAGTACCAGCTGAACCTGCATCAGATTTAGAAG CTTGCAACAAAACTTTGGcagataaagaaataaacaggagaaCTTGTCTTGAGTGGTACGAGCTTCAAGATGCAAGTCCAGTGCCAAAAAATGTGATAACCTTAACAGGAAAGATgggtaaaaagaagaaaaaagaagtaaGAAAGA ACCTGAAGGACTACATCCGTTACCTCTACTTTGAACACAGATGTCAACATGGGAGACCACAGACAGTTAAAATGTGCTTCTTTTATCAAAAAGAAGGTG taCCACTGAAGGAACCTCAGGAGGTCGCCACATTTGACGAAACAGACATTTCTGCTGACCTGTCCTGGAAAGCGATTCCTCTTGCGTACCAACAAGGCTTCCTGACACATTACCGCCTGTGCTGGGTAAAAATCAGTTCACAGGATGAGCCCGAAG CGTGCGACAACATACCAGCTTCAGAGACTAGATACCACCTGGAAAACTTGAAAGCTGGAAGCAAATATAACATCACCCTAGCTGGGGTGACACAAGTGGGAGAAGGGCCTGAAGCCACAGCAATCATCAACACCAAGCCAGGAAAACCAATGAATG TGTGGTTGAGTTTCGGCTTgctgtttgtcttctttttatTCTCAACAACGTGCACCGTTGTCTTGAAGAA gATCAAAGTCAAGATTTTTCCTCCTGTGCCAAAGCCTGTTATTACAGATTTCATCCCCCATCAATCAAAGACTCAG gaaatccTAGAGAAGAAAGAGGAGGTGCACGATGAGCTGACGCTGCTCAAACTTTATCCAGAGGGAAAGTCTGTCTCAGAGGAAGCAGAAGATGTCCGCGTTCTCAGGGACGAGTGGGACGATGGGACTGATGAGGACGTAGACCACGACAGGAGTACCTTGGAAGAATGCAGCGACGActgttcgagccccggctctaCAGATGAGGAGCAGAGGAATTCCAAAGGAGAAATTACGGACCTTGAGCAAGTGGACAATGAGCTTGCCATGCTGATATACAAGAACGGCTTGGTGTTTGACATGAAGACAGAATTACCTTAA
- the klhl26 gene encoding kelch-like protein 26 isoform X1, whose translation MAESDGGEFAPKDTQNSMANKNSTLRCTFSAPSHSSTLLQGLSVLRAQGQLLDVVLAINEERFQVHKAVLAACSDYFRAMFTGGMRESNQDTIELKGLSARGLKHIIDFAYSAEVTLDLDCIQDVLGAAVFLQMVPVVELCEEFLKSAMSVETCLHIGQMATTFSLSSLKESVDAFTFCHFLQIAEEDDFLHIPMERLTFFLQSNKLKNCSEIDLFHAAIRWLQYDESRRAQASSVLCHVRFPLMRSSELVDSIQRVDIMVEDVQCRQYLLEAFNYQILPFRQHEMQSSRTLIRSDVMSLITFGGTPYTDNDRTVTTKVYYLPDVASRQFKELTEMETGCSHACVAVLDNFVYVVGGQHLQYRSGEGAVDSCFRYDPHLNQWLRIPLMQEARIQFQLNVLNGLLYATGGRNRSGSLSSVECYCPKKNEWSYVEPLKRRIWGHAGTSCQEKLYISGGYGVSLDDKKTLHCYDPATDQWDFRAPMNEPRVLHTMISTRDRVYALGGRMDHVDRCFDVLAVEYYIPENDQWTTASPMRAGQSEAGCCLLDGKIYIVGGYNWHLNNVTSIVQVYNTETDEWERDLHFPESFAGIACTPIILPQNITQR comes from the exons ATGGCGGAGTCAGATGGTGGGGAATTTGCTCCAAAAGATACGCAGAACAG TATGGCAAACAAGAATAGCACCCTTCGCTGTACTTTCTCAGCCCCGAGCCACAGTTCCACCCTCCTTCAGGGCTTGTCTGTGTTACGGGCTCAGGGCCAGCTACTTGACGTCGTGCTGGCCATCAACGAGGAGCGCTTCCAGGTCCATAAAGCAGTGCTGGCCGCCTGTAGTGATTACTTCAG AGCTATGTTCACGGGAGGCATGAGGGAGTCGAACCAAGATACCATTGAGCTGAAGGGTTTGTCTGCCCGTGGGCTGAAACACATCATCGACTTTGCCTACAGTGCAGAAGTCACTTTAGACTTGGACTGCATTCAGGATGTCCTCGGAGCTGCTGTCTTCCTCCAAATGGTTCCTGTCGTGGAGCTCTGCGAGGAGTTCCTCAAGTCAGCGATGAGCGTTGAGACCTGCCTGCACATCGGCCAGATGGCCACCACGTTCAGCTTGTCCTCCTTGAAGGAGTCGGTGGATGCCTTCACCTTTTGCCACTTCCTCCAGATTGCAGAGGAGGATGATTTCCTGCACATTCCCATGGAGCGCCTCACCTTCTTCCTTCAAAGCAACAAACTGAAGAACTGCAGTGAGATCGACCTCTTCCACGCCGCCATCAGGTGGCTCCAGTACGACGAGTCTCGCCGGGCTCAAGCCAGCAGCGTCCTCTGCCACGTGCGGTTCCCCCTCATGCGCTCTTCAGAGTTGGTGGACAGCATTCAGAGAGTGGACATCATGGTGGAGGATGTTCAGTGTCGCCAGTATCTCCTCGAGGCCTTCAATTACCAGATCCTTCCCTTCCGACAGCATGAAATGCAGTCCTCACGGACACTCATTCGCTCTGACGTCATGTCACTCATCACCTTTGGTGGGACGCCCTACACCGACAACGATCGCACAGTCACCACAAAGGTGTACTATCTTCCAGATGTCGCATCCCGTCAGTTCAAAGAGCTTACGGAGATGGAGACGGGGTGCAGCCATGCTTGTGTTGCCGTACTAGACAACTTTGTCTACGTCGTCGGCGGACAGCACTTACAGTATCGTAGTGGCGAGGGGGCGGTGGACAGCTGTTTCCGCTAcgatccacatctgaaccaatgGCTGCGCATTCCACTCATGCAGGAGGCTCGTATCCAGTTTCAGCTAAATGTGCTGAATGGACTGCTGTACGCCACTGGAGGGCGCAATCGATCTGGCAGCCTGTCATCTGTAGAGTGTTACTGCCCAAAGAAGAATGAGTGGTCATATGTGGAACCATTAAAACGCCGGATTTGGGGTCATGCGGGGACTTCCTGTCAAGAGAAGCTGTATATCTCAGGAGGATACGGCGTCTCATTGGATGACAAGAAAACTCTTCACTGCTACGATCCGGCGACAGACCAATGGGACTTCAGAGCTCCCATGAATGAACCCAGAGTGCTGCACACCATGATCAGCACCAGGGATCGGGTATACGCCCTGGGCGGCCGCATGGACCATGTTGACCGTTGTTTTGATGTGCTAGCAGTCGAGTATTACATCCCAGAGAACGACCAGTGGACCACAGCCAGTCCTATGAGGGCCGGCCAGTCTGAAGCGGGCTGCTGCCTTCTAGACGGGAAGATTTACATCGTCGGAGGTTACAACTGGCACCTGAACAATGTCACAAGTATCGTTCAGGTGtacaacacagagacagatgagTGGGAGAGGGATTTGCATTTTCCAGAATCCTTTGCTGGGATTGCTTGCACACCAATTATACTTCCACAAAATATCACACAGCGCTAA